A single region of the Triticum dicoccoides isolate Atlit2015 ecotype Zavitan chromosome 2B, WEW_v2.0, whole genome shotgun sequence genome encodes:
- the LOC119361945 gene encoding disease resistance protein RGA2-like, which produces MVNVALGAVQWAVAKALAPVADGVLGAWAASRNFGPNIEALRMELLLVQATLENAARKELGGPAMGMLFQKLRDSVHSAEDLLDELDYFRIYDDLHGRYDAADEHGKGCVHDLALNARHTAKAVGKSVKCCPWPRAKRQQGSRGDSSSAPDANQEVRGCMSKLGKYCFSSYPHTNLGGDDCDYTQETPKLEFNRVDFSQRTKDIVEKLQLMRNEVTKILQGCGPITVPNIAQSRPITKGRIDEPKLYGRDSVMNSIIHDITNGQYCDKGLTVLPVVGPGGMGKTTLVQHIYRNQQVENHFSVMIWVCVSLNFNLDKVLEQIKRCTLAIQREHECSTTEELIEQRLKSKRFLLVLDDIWRISNGDDWEKLLSTLDQSQEKGCIVLVTTRFQAIAHKVKTTVNSIELDGLESTDFRKLFLAFVFGDEQCGRDKHFLLETGDKIMEKLKGSPLAAKTVGRLLSKDHSLRHWKSVLKSKEWEKQIDDNEIMPALKLSYAFLPFHLQQCFSYSALFPEDYHLESHELISLWTGLDILVPSGQNQTFEDIGMSNLNELVIHGFFREEETDGNLLYVMHDLLHDLALTVASPDCLSLRLPNVGSLEIQPSTRHLSIITEDLGEYSVASGGKLKSELEEMKTTLKVEYLQTLMFFGKMDARFANLFGDFFGEANALRVLYLPGMMCPVESMLHNFSGLLHLRCLYLGTEESQLHLPLSISKFYHLRILNLESWDGSCDLPEDMSNLAKLYHFYTPGDDEYHSDIHNVGKLKLLEELKIFRVNKKSEGFEPKQLEPLTKLRELGIYNLEKINTKEEAAEAKLIEKDYLRRLTLDWDSERSSVEPVVEAVVLESLQPHGDLQVLCIRGHGGPSCPTWLGDEFAVEALQSLYLYGVSWEVFPSLGKAWDLREVRLEHIVRLEEFTIEKSFCMLIKLKLIGLGSFEKWVYPAEQEPYLGGDLLPPDSHMFPLLQVLIIRDCRNS; this is translated from the coding sequence ATGGTCAACGTGGCCCTGGGCGCCGTGCAATGGGCGGTGGCCAAGGCGCTAGCCCCCGTTGCGGATGGTGTGCTAGGGGCTTGGGCGGCCAGCAGGAACTTTGGCCCCAACATCGAGGCCCTGAGGATGGAACTGCTGCTCGTGCAGGCCACACTCGAAAACGCTGCCCGCAAGGAGCTCGGTGGCCCGGCCATGGGGATGTTGTTTCAGAAGCTGCGGGACTCGGTGCACAGTGCCGAAGACTTGCTGGATGAGCTGGACTACTTCCGCATCTATGACGATCTCCACGGCAGGTACGATGCCGCCGACGAGCATGGCAAGGGTTGCGTCCACGACCTCGCCCTCAATGCTCGCCACACCGCCAAAGCTGTTGGCAAATCGGTCAAATGTTGCCCTTGGCCTCGTGCCAAGCGTCAACAGGGATCACGTGGTGATTCCTCCTCGGCTCCAGATGCCAATCAGGAGGTCAGGGGATGCATGTCCAAGCTCGGTAAATACTGTTTCTCATCTTACCCACATACAAATCTTGGTGGTGATGATTGTGACTACACGCAAGAGACACCAAAGCTTGAGTTTAACAGGGTTGATTTCTCTCAAAGAACAAAAGACATTGTAGAGAAACTGCAGCTTATGCGCAATGAGGTTACCAAGATTCTGCAGGGTTGTGGCCCTATAACTGTCCCAAACATTGCCCAGAGTCGTCCCATCACCAAAGGTCGAATTGATGAGCCAAAACTGTACGGGAGGGACTCCGTCATGAATAGCATCATACATGATATCACCAATGGTCAATACTGTGACAAGGGTCTAACTGTACTCCCAGTTGTTGGTCCAGGAGGAATGGGGAAGACAACTCTGGTACAACACATATACCGCAACCAACAGGTGGAGAATCATTTTTCAGTCATGATTTGGGTATGTGTGTCACTCAATTTTAATTTGGATAAGGTGCTAGAACAGATTAAAAGATGTACCCTTGCAATTCAAAGGGAACATGAGTGTAGCACGACAGAAGAGTTGATTGAGCAAAGATTAAAATCGAAAAGATTCTTACTTGTGTTAGATGATATATGGCGGATTAGTAATGGGGATGATTGGGAAAAATTGTTATCTACACTAGATCAGTCACAAGAAAAGGGCTGCATAGTTCTAGTTACAACTCGGTTTCAAGCAATAGCACATAAGGTTAAAACAACTGTCAATTCAATAGAACTGGATGGTTTGGAGTCTACAGACTTTAGGAAGTTATTCCTTGCATTTGTATTTGGGGATGAGCAATGTGGAAGGGACAAACATTTTTTGCTTGAGACTGGAGATAAGATAATGGAAAAACTAAAGGGCTCCCCTCTTGCAGCAAAGACCGTTGGTAGGTTGCTAAGTAAAGACCATAGTTTGCGTCATTGGAAAAGTGTCCTAAAAAGTAAAGAATGGGAGAAGCAGATCGATGACAATGAAATTATGCCTGCATTGAAGCTTAGCTATGCATTTCTCCCTTTCCATCTGCAACAATGTTTTTCTTATTCTGCATTGTTTCCCGAAGATTACCATTTGGAAAGCCACGAGCTCATTAGCCTGTGGACCGGATTAGATATTTTGGTACCTAGTGGCCAAAATCAAACATTTGAAGATATAGGTATGAGCAATTTAAATGAGTTAGTCATTCATGGATTTTTTAGAGAAGAGGAAACTGATGGCAATTTGTTATATGTTATGCATGACCTACTGCATGATTTGGCATTGACAGTTGCATCTCCTGATTGTCTTAGTTTACGCCTCCCTAATGTTGGATCACTAGAAATTCAGCCATCAACCCGTCACTTGTCTATAAtcacagaggacttgggtgaatacaGTGTAGCATCCGGTGGAAAATTAAAGAGTGAATTGGAAGAAATGAAGACAACATTGAAGGTTGAATATTTGCAAACATTGATGTTTTTCGGAAAAATGGATGCAAGATTTGCCAACTtatttggtgatttttttggggaaGCAAATGCTCTTCGTGTTCTTTATTTGCCTGGTATGATGTGTCCCGTGGAATCCATGTTACATAACTTTTCAGGACTTCTCCACCTACGATGCCTATATCTAGGGACAGAGGAGAGCCAACTGCATTTACCACTGAGCATCTCTAAATTCTATCATTTAAGGATTTTAAATCTTGAGTCGTGGGATGGCAGTTGTGATTTACCCGAAGACATGAGCAACCTTGCCAAGTTGTACCATTTCTATACCCCAGGTGATGATGAGTATCATTCTGATATTCATAATGTGGGAAAACTTAAACTCTTAGAAGAGTTAAAGATATTTCGAGTCAACAAAAAAAGTGAAGGATTTGAACCGAAGCAACTAGAGCCTTTGACCAAGCTAAGGGAGCTTGGCATCTATAACCTTGAGAAAATAAATACAAAAGAAGAAGCAGCTGAAGCAAAACTGATAGAGAAAGACTACTTGAGAAGGTTAACATTGGACTGGGATAGTGAGCGATCTAGTGTTGAGCCTGTTGTGGAAGCAGTGGTTCTTGAGAGCCTTCAACCACATGGAGATCTTCAGGTGTTGTGCATTAGAGGACATGGAGGCCCTTCGTGTCCAACATGGCTGGGCGATGAGTTCGCCGTTGAAGCTCTACAGTCTCTTTATCTTTATGGTGTTTCTTGGGAAGTTTTCCCTTCTTTAGGGAAAGCGTGGGATCTTCGTGAGGTAAGGTTGGAGCATATCGTCAGACTGGAGGAGTTTACTATAGAGAAAAGCTTCTGCATGCTAATCAAACTTAAACTCATTGGCCTAGGAAGTTTTGAAAAATGGGTTTACCCAGCTGAACAAGAGCCTTACCTTGGTGGAGACTTGTTGCCACCGGATTCTCATATGTTCCCTCTTTTGCAAGTGCTAATTATTAGAGATTGCCGAAATTCTTAG